A window of the Macaca nemestrina isolate mMacNem1 chromosome X, mMacNem.hap1, whole genome shotgun sequence genome harbors these coding sequences:
- the LOC139360747 gene encoding endogenous retrovirus group K member 25 Env polyprotein-like codes for MNPSEMQRKAPPRRQKHRNRAPLTRMMNQVMISEEQMKSPRTEKAELPTWAQLKKLTPLAGKSLASTKVTQTPEKMLLTALMIVSTVVSLPMPAGAAAANYTYWAYVPFPPLIRAVTWMDNPIEVYVNNSVWVPGPTDDRCPAKPEEEGMMINISIGYRYPPICLGRAPGCLMPAIQNWLVEVPTVSPTSRFTYHMVSGMSLKPQVNYLQDFSYQRSLKFRPKGKPCPKEISRESKDLVWEECVADSAVILQNNTFGTVIDWAPQGQFYHNCTGQTQFCPSALVSSTVDSDLTENLDKQKHKKLQSFYPWIWGEKGISTPRPKMISPVFGPEHPELWRLTVASYRLRIWFGNQTIETRDYKPFYSINLNSSLTVPLQSCVKPPYMLVIGNIVIKPDSQTITCENCRLFTCIDSTFDWQHRILLVRAREGVWIPVSMDRPWEASPSIHILTEVLKGVLSRSKRFIFTLIAVIMGLIAVTATATVAGVALHSSVQTVSFVDNWQKNSTRLWNSQSGIDQKLANQINDLRQTVIWMGDRLMSLEHRFQLQCDWNTSDFCITPQVYNESKHHWDMVRRHLQGREDNLTLDISKLKEQIFETSQSHLNIVPGAEALDQVAKNLYELNPTTWIKSIGNSTAVNFGIMCLCLIGLFLVCRTSRRILRQNRENEQAFIAMAHLYRGKGRENVAGSQGP; via the coding sequence ATGAACCCATCGGAGATGCAAAGAAAAGCGCCTCCACGGAGACAGAAACACCGCAATCGAGCACCATTGACTCGCATGATGAACCAAGTGATGATATCAGAAGAACAGATGAAGTCACCACGCACCGAGAAGGCGGAGCTGCCGACCTGGGCACAGTTAAAGAAGCTGACACCATTAGCTGGAAAAAGCCTAGCTAGCACAAAGGTGACACAAACCCCAGAAAAAATGCTGCTTACAGCTTTAATGATTGTATCAACGGTGGTAAGTCTCCCCATGCCTGCAGGAGCAGCTGCAGCTAATTATACCTATTGGGCCTATGTGCCTTTCCCGCCCTTAATTCGGGCAGTTACATGGATGGATAATCCTATTGAAGTATATGTTAATAATAGTGTGTGGGTACCTGGTCCCACAGATGATCGTTGCCCTGCAAAACCGGAGGAAGAAGGAATGATGATAAATATTTCCATTGGGTATCGTTATCCTCCTATTTGCCTAGGGAGAGCACCAGGATGTTTAATGCCTGCTATTCAAAATTGGTTGGTAGAAGTACCTACTGTCAGTCCCACCAGTAGATTTACTTATCACATGGTAAGCGGAATGTCACTCAAACCACAGGTAAACTATTTACAAGACTTTTCTTATCAAAGATCATTAAAATTTAGGCCAAAAGGGAAACCTTGCCCCAAAGAGATTTCCAGAGAATCAAAAGATTTAGTTTGGGAAGAATGTGTGGCCGATAGTGCAGTGATATTACAAAACAATACATTCGGAACAGTTATAGATTGGGCACCTCAAGGTCAATTCTACCACAATTGCACAGGACAAACTCAATTCTGTCCCAGTGCACTAGTGAGTTCAACTGTTGATAGTGATTTAACGGAAAATTTAGATAAACAGAAGCACAAAAAATTACAGTCTTTCTACCCTTGGAtatggggagaaaagggaatctcTACTCCAAGACCAAAAATGATAAGTCCTGTTTTTGGTCCTGAACATCCAGAATTATGGAGACTTACTGTGGCTTCATACCGCCTTAGAATTTGGTTTGGAAATCAAACTATAGAAACAAGAGATTATAAGCCATTTTACTCTATCAACCTAAATTCCAGTCTAACAGTTCCTTTACAAAGTTGTGTAAAGCCCCCTTATATGTTAGTCATAGGAAATATAGTTATTAAACCAGACTCCCAAACTATAACTTGTGAAAATTGCAGATTGTTTACTTGCATTGATTCAACTTTTGATTGGCAGCACCGTATTCTGCTGGTGAGAGCAAGAGAAGGCGTGTGGATCCCTGTGTCCATGGACCGACCATGGGAGGCCTCACCATCCATCCATATTTTGACTGAAGTATTAAAAGGCGTTTTAAGTAGATccaaaagattcatttttactttaattgcaGTGATTATGGGATTAATTGCAGTCACAGCTACAGCCACTGTGGCAGGAGTTGCATTGCACTCTTCTGTTCAGACAGTAAGCTTTGTTGACAATTGGCAAAAGAATTCCACAAGGTTGTGGAATTCACAATCTGGTATCgatcaaaaattggcaaatcaaattaatgatcttaGACAAACCGTCATTTGGATGGGAGATAGACTCATGAGCTTGGAACATCGTTTCCAGTTACAGTGTGACTGGAATACGTCAGATTTTTGTATTACACCCCAAGTTTATAATGAGTCTAAACATCACTGGGACATGGTTAGACGCCATCTACAGGGAAGAGAAGATAATCTCACTTTAgacatttctaaattaaaagaacaaatttttgaAACCTCTCAAAGTCACTTAAATATTGTGCCTGGAGCTGAGGCATTAGATCAAGTGGCAAAAAATCTTTATGAATTAAACCCCACGACTTGGATTAAGTCTATTGGGAACTCTACTGcagtaaattttggaattatgtgTCTCTGTTTAATCGGCTTGTTTTTAGTGTGCCGGACCAGTCGAAGAATCCTGCGTCAAAATCGAGAGAACGAACAAGCCTTCATcgccatggcacatttatatagaggaaaagggagggagaacgttgcgggaagtcagggaccttga